A single region of the Apodemus sylvaticus chromosome 7, mApoSyl1.1, whole genome shotgun sequence genome encodes:
- the Rsl24d1 gene encoding probable ribosome biogenesis protein RLP24 — protein MRIEKCYFCSGPIYPGHGMMFVRNDCKVFRFCKSKCHKNFKKKRNPRKVRWTKAFRKAAGKELTVDNSFEFEKRRNEPVKYQRELWNKTIDAMKRVEEIKQKRQAKFIMNRLKKNKELQKVQDIKEVKQNIHLIRAPLAGKGKQLEEKMVQQLQEDVDMEEAS, from the exons ATGAGGATCGAGAAGTGTTATTTCTGCTCCGGGCCGATCTACCCGGGCCACGGCATGATGTTCGTCCGCAACGACTGCAAG GTGTTCCGATTCTGCAAATCCAAGTGTCATAAAAACTTTAAGAAGAAGAGGAACCCACGCAAGGTTAGGTGGACTAAAGCCTTCCGTAAAGCAGCTGGCAAAGAGCTCACGGTG GACAACTCATTTGAATTTGAAAAACGTAGAAACGAGCCTGTGAAATACCAACGAGAGCTGTGGAATAAAACTA ttgatGCAATGAAGAGAGTTGAAGAGATCAAACAGAAGCGCCAGGCTAAATTTATAATGAACAG gttgaagaaaaacaaagagctGCAGAAGGTTCAGGACATCAAGGAGGTCAAGCAGAACATCCATCTTATCCGGGCTCCTCTCGCAG GCAAAGGAAAGCAGCTGGAGGAGAAAATGGTGCAGCAGTTACAGGAGGATGTGGACATGGAGGAGGCTTCCTAA